The Thermotoga neapolitana DSM 4359 sequence TTCCACTCAAAAGGGGGAATGACGGTTTTTTCCTCTGAACCGTCGGAAAAAGACCAGTCTTTCAGTTTTTCTTTCCTTGAGATGGTGTAGGGAACCATTTCTGAAAGCATTCTCCACAGTTTTCCCTTCACACTGAAAGCCCCCTGTCATTCTCTACACCACTTCATCACTTTTTCCACGGGAATTGTGGCAAGGGCGATGCAGTTGTCCGCTGCTCCGTAGTACACGTAGTAGTAGCCGTTGTATTCTATCATCGCATCGCTGAAGACCACGTTTGGAACGCCGCCGAATTTTTCCCAGTCTTCTTCTGGCTCAAGGATCGGCTCTTTCGATCTCTTTATCACCTTTGTGGGATCCTCCAGGTCAAGCAGCATGAAACCAAGGCGATAGATTGGCCGGGAGGTTCCCGTGTTTTGAACACCATGGTACAGGACAAGCCAGCCGTACTCGGTCTTTATCGGAGGGGCACCAACTCCTATCTTCAGGTCATCCCACATTCCCTGACGAGGAGATGCGATCTTCACGAAGTTGTCCCAGTGTACAAGATCGTCTGAGAAGGCAAGCCACATATCAGGTGGTATTCTGTGGAACATGACGTACTTTCCGTTGATCTTCTCCGGAAACAGAGCGGCATCCTTGTTGTCTATGTCCGGTATCACAACCCCATATCTTTTCCAGGTGATGAAGTTCTTTGTCGATGCCATGGCGATTCTCACGCCACGAGGCGAATAGGCAGTGTAGACCATGTAATATTCATCACCAATTTTCGTGATCCTGGGATCTTCCACTCCGTAGAGCTCGTCGTCACTCTTTGGTGAGAAAACGGGCTTTTCGAACTTGTTGAAGTGGATTCCGTCGGTGCTCACAGCGTAGCCAATCCTTGATACCATGTCCTCTCCCTGGGCTCTGTAGAGCATGTGGAAGAGTTCTCCGTCGTACACCACAGCCGGGTTGAAAACAAAGCGGCTTTCCCAGAGAAAGTACGGAGAAGGTTCCAGAATGGGATTCGCCGGGTGTCTTTCGAGTTTGAGTTCCATGCTCTCCCTCCTCTACTTGAAAGACATAGAGATTCCCTGCAAGAATTGCTTTCTGAAGATCAAAAAGATAAGAACCATGGGTATCGTCTGAATCACAGACCCTGCCATCAGCGGACCAACGTAGGCGGCGTACTCATGGTTGAAGGTGGCCAGAAGAACAGAAAGCGGCATTTTATTGTAGTCTTTCACCACCATGAGGGGCCAGAGGAAGTTGTCCCAGATTCCTATGAATGTGAAAAGACCCACGATAGAGAGGGTGCTTCTCGAGAGGGGAATCATCACTTTAAATATTATCCACAAGGTGCTCGCACCGTCAATCTTTGCAGCTTCTATGTAATCCTGTGGAATCGTTTTGTAGGACTGCGTGATCATAAAAAGACCCCACGCACTCATGAGAAAGGGAACGATCATGGCCGGGTAAGTATTGTAAAGGCCAAGTTTTCTTATCAACACAAAGAGAGGAATGATGAACATGAACCCCGGAAAGAGCATCTGAAAGATAATGAAGTTGAATACGGCATTGCTTCCTTTGAATCTGAGTTTTGCCAGACCGTATCCGATTATTGCAGAGGTCAGGACCACAGAAAGAGTCACAGTGACCGTGACAAAGACACTGTTCAGGAAAGCCCTCAGAAAGGGTCGTTCCATCTTTTCTGCCATTGTGAATATGTATTCGTAATGTTCAAGAGTTATTCTTGTTGGAAAGAACCTCGTGAAGATCTCTTCTGCTGGTTTTATCGATGAGAGAAACAGCCAGATATATGGATAGATCCATATCAAAGCAAGGACCAACATCACCCCGTGGAAGATAACCTCCTTAACCTTCTTCATACTATGGTCACCTCTTTTTCAATGACCTTTCTGATGAAGATGACTATCGAGAAGTTTATGAGAGCGGTCATGACCGCTATGGTTGTCGCGTAACTGGGATTTATCCTCTGAAAGGCGGTGTTGTACATGTAAAGCATGAACGTGAGAGTTCTGTTCATGGGACCTCCACCCGTGATCATGTATGGTTCGGTGAATATACCAAAGGAGAGGTTCACAGCCAGAATCAAAACCGTCACGATGGCAGGATTCAGGAGAGGAAGTGTGATCTTCCAGAATCTGATCCATGGAGTTGCACCATCCAGCTCTGCTGCTTCATATATGGACTTTGGAATGGCTTGAAGTCCTGAGTAAAGAATGAGGCCGTAGTATCCAACGAACTTCCAGGTGACCATGATGGCTATTGTCAGCATTGCAAGCTGTGGATCGGTGAACCACGGTATCGTGATACCGAAGGTGTTGTACAGGAACCTGTTTATCGGTCCCACCTCTGAAAAGATCCTCTGGAACATAATGGAGTAGGCAACACCTGAAGAGACATAAGCGACTAAGAAGCTGAGAGTCACAAAGGTTTTGAAATATTTCATTCTGTTCAGAGCGAGTGCAAACAGGATAGAAGCAACGAACACCATGGGGATGAAGTAAGAAAGAAAGTTCATCGTGTTCAGAAAAACTCTCCAGAACATCTTGTCTTCAAAGATCCGGAAGAAGTTCTGAAGGCCAATGAATCTGGGAGATCCCACGAACTTCCATTTGGAAAAAGCAAGAATCAACATCCAGACGAACGGATAGCCCCAAAATATCGCCGTGTAGAGAAGATATATCGATATCAAACTCCAACCCAATCCCGCTTCCTTCTTTTTTAGCGACATTCTATCCCTCCTGATGAAAAAGGTGAGGGGATGTCCCCCTCACCAGAGAAGTGCGTTGATCTCTTCGACGGCTCTTTTCAGTGCTTCTTCGGGGGTGGCTTTCAGGTACATGAGAGGCTCAATCAGGTACGTGGTCATGGTGTTTTGGACATCAATCGTGTTGGTGATCAGTGCTGGAGGAACAGCGTATGCAACCGCTTCTGCTATCTTTGCAAAGTATGGATCCTTCATGTACTCGGCAAACACAGGATTCGTTCCAAGATCTTCTCTGGCTGGCGGCATGTGGGTGAGTTCGATCCATCTTGCATCGTTTTGGGCATTGGAGAAGACCCATTTGATGAACTCGAACGCTTCTTTCTTATATTTGCAGTGTTTGAACATCACAAGTCCCTTGGTATCGGCGAACGTGTAGACAGGTTTGTCTTCGGGATAGTTGTCTGGAACAGGAGGAGGTGTCATCACTATGTGTGGGTAGACGTCGGGATAGTGCTCTTTCGTGTAGCTCAGATGCCACGGTCCCATGATCTGGCCAAGGATCGTGCCGTTTTCAAATGGATCCTGTCCCAGATCTACAGCAGTCCAACTGTTCTTGAAGAGAGTGTAGATAAACTCAGCAACGGCCTTTCCGTACTCATTGTCGAAAACTGCTTTTCCGTTTTCGATGTAGGGTTTTCCGCCGCTTGCTGCGTAGTAGAACGTGATGAAATCAAACCATCTGTCCCACCAGTTTCTTCCGGCTACGGCTCTTATAACGTACCTTTCCTTGGGAACGACCCATTTTCTGGCTACTTCGTAAACTTCAGAGTAAGTTCTTGGAGGCTTCTCGTAACCTAGTTCCTTCAAAAGATCTCCTCTCCACCAGAAGAGCATCGGGTTAGAGTAAATGGGGATCACGTAGTAGTGTCCGTTGAGTTTCCAGCCTTCGAGTATGTTTCTCATTTTCCTTGCGTCTGCAAGTTTCCAGAACTCTTCTCCGAACTCCTCATCGAAGGCAACCAGAACATCCAGTTCCTCTGCAAGTTGAGCTGCAAAACCACTGAAGATGTTGGTACAGATATCGGGGGCGTTTCCGGCAGCGATGGCGTTCAGGATGGCCTCCTCAGAACTTCCTGCCGCTGGTATGACGGACCATTCGATCTGAACATCCGGATGCTCTGCGTTCCACTTTTCAACGAGGGCTTTCCAGAAGGCTTCCTGGTTTGGATTTGGAGCCGTCCAGAACACGATCTTTTTGACATCAGCGAGTGCAAAGACCGAAAGAGCTACCAGAGTGATGAAAAGAACCCTTTTCCACATAAAGATCCCTCCTCTATAGAAGGTTGAAGTCATTTTGTGCTTTTTCTCTTTACAAACTGAGTGAAGACAAGTGTTCGAAGAGGATGGGGATTCACCTTTGTCAACAATTCGTGTAAGCGCTTACATGCAACACAACCCATTTCGTATTTGAACACCCTCAAAGTGGTCAGCGGTGGATCGAAATTTTCTGCGTCAACAATATCGTCGAAACCTACAACGGAAACGTCATCTGGAATTTTCAAGCCATGTTCTTTGAGTCGTTTGATCACCCAGAAGGCAATGCTGTCGTTGGATGTAAAAATGGCCTCGGGTATTCCGTAAGAGTTCAGCATTATATCTACAATTTTTCTTGTACCTTCTTCTGTATCATCGCATTCATAAAAACGAGGCATCAGACCGGCTTTTTCCATGGCGTCTTTGTAACCGTCGTATCTCATCTTGAAACCATACGGTTGAAGCGGTCCGTGAATGTGTACGATCTTTTTGAACCCTCTGGATATGAGGTAATTCGTTGCGTAAACAGCACCGTCGTATCCATCACTTATCACACAATCCACTCTTTCACCGGGTATGTAATGATCCACGAGAACAAAGGGTTTCTTCTCGGATTTCGCCTCTCTTATGAACTCTCTTGTGACGTCTCCACCAACGAATATGTATCCATCTGTGTCGGTGTACTTTGAAAATTCCTCGAGAAATTTCAATTCCACTTTTATCCCCAGTTTCTCACAATTTTCCTCTATGGCTTTTATTATCACTCCGTAGAACTCACCGAGAATACCGCTGGTTTGAAGGGGCGAAAGAATTCTTTTGCTGGCGAAAATATAAGCGTGGAACAGTTTTCCCTTCGAAGCGAGGATTTTCGCCGAGATTTCTGGCCTGTATCCGAGTTCTTCTATTGCTTTCCAGACTCTGTATCTGGTTCTTTCAGAAACGTACCCTGATCCGTTTATCACCCGTGAGACCGTGGCGATGGAAACTCCTGCAAGTTTTGCAACATCTTCTATTGTTGGCAATCTCTACACCTCCTGTAAGCGCTTACATAACCTTTATACAAAAAATGCCCATGTTAAATCAAGCTCCATTTTTTGCAAATATCTGTCAATATATCCAAACAGGAGAAATTATTCCGTTTTATGATCAAAAATCGCAATTTTACAAAAAAAAAAATAAAAGCCCCCTTGCGGGGGCTTTTTTATTTTGCGTAAGCAACGCTTCTTTTTTCTCTTATGACCACTACCTTAAGCACACCTGGATATTCTAGTTCCTCCTCTATCTTCTTTGAGATGTCGTAAGCGAGTTTTTCGGCGAGTGCATCGTCCACCTTGTCCGGTTCAACTATCACCCTTATTTCTCTTCCCGCCTGAATAGCGTATGCCTTTTCAACATACTTGAAGCTCTTTGCAATTTCCTCGAGTTTCATGAGTCGCTTGATGTAATTTTCCAGGCTTTCTCTTCTTGCACCTGGTCTTGCGGCAGACAGTGCATCGGCGGCTGCCACGAGCACCGCTTCTGGTGTTCTTGGATCTTCTTCTCCGTGGTGACTGAGTATCATGTTGATGATGTCTTCTTTTTCACCGTATCTTCTGGCAAGTTCTGCCCCTATGGTGGTGTGTGATCCTTCGAGTTCCTGATCCACCGCTTTTCCTATGTCGTGGAGCAGTCCACCTCTTCTTGCTTTGTCGGCATTCAAACCGAGTTCCGAAGCCATGTAGCCAGCAAGAAGAGCCACCTCTATGGAATGGTTCAAAACGTTCTGACCGTAACTTGTTCTGTATTTGAGTTTTCCAAGGAGTTTCACGAGTTCCGGATGGAGTCCCATAACTCCTGCTTTGAATGTGGCTTCCTGTCCTGCCTCCTTTATGGCCTTCTCAACTTCCTGTTTTGCCTTTTCGTACATCTCCTCTATCCTTGCAGGATGTATCCTCCCATCTGCTACGAGTTTTTCCAGAGTGATGCGGGCGATCTCCCTTCTGAGTGGATTGAAACAGGAAAGCACAACCACTTCTGGTGTGTCGTCTATTATCAGATCGACGCCTGTGATCTTCTCAAAGGTCCTGATGTTTCTTCCTTCCCTTCCTATGATTCTCCCTTTCATATCATCGGATGGAAGAGAAACGGTGGAAACGGTGATTTCTCCCACGTAATCCGGCGCGTATCTTTGTACGGCAAACGCTATGACCTTCTTTGCTTCTTTTTCGGCCTCCTCTTCTACCTGCTCTTTCATTTCTTTGTAGAGCTTTGCAAGATCGTGTTCGTATCTCTGTCTCGCTTCCTCCAGAATCAACTCTCTTGCCTCCTCAACGGTCATACCCGCGAGTTTGTTGAGTTCTTCGTCTATTCGTTTTTCCTTTTCTTCCACTTCTTTCATCTTCTCTTCCAGTTTTGCTTTCATTTCCTCGATCTGGATTTCTCTCTTTTCCAGATTCTCTTCCTTTCTGGTGAGAAGTTCTTCCCTTTTTAGAAGCCTTTCCTCGAGTGATCTGAGTTCTTCTTCCTTTCGTGCTCTTTCTCTTTCGAACTCTTCCCTCAATCTGTGAACTTCTTCTCTACCTTCCACAATGGCCTTTTTCTTTATCTCGTTTGCTTCCTTTTCTGCTTTTTCAAGGATGGACTTTGCGTCTTTTTCTGCCTTTTTGAGTTTTTGATTTATCTGATAGCTTGCGATTAGATATCCCACCAGAAGTCCTCCGACACCTGCGAGTACATACCACAACATCATCGTTCACCTCCATCTATTTGATCGAGAATTTCCTCGATGTGAGAAATCTCGAACCCTCTTTTGTAGAGGTAGTCTTTCATTTCCTGGCGACTTTCAAAACGTGTCTTCAATCTCTTCAGCTCTTCAGGAAAATCTATTTCAGAGAGAGCTCTTTCTATCGCCCTTTCGGATGTTTCTTCGTCTACTCCGAGTGATCTCAGTTTCATCTTCACTATCTTTGGTCCAAAGAGCTTCAAGCGCATCTCGTCCACTGCAAAAAGATAAGCAGCCTTCTCATCGTCGATGTAGCCTTGCTTTTTCAATGTGGCGATCGTGTTTTCAACCTCTTCATCAGAAAAACCCTTGCTTTTCAAACGATTTCTCAGTTCGTTTTCAAACCTGACGCGGTATTTTAAGAGTCTCAAAGCGTACTTAAGAGGATTTGTCTGCTTTCTCTGGTTCCTTCTCCGTTTGCCGTAGTAAGCCATATTTTTCCTTTATTCTCCTTTCGATTTCCTCCGCTATTTGTGGATTTTCCTTGAGGAACTGAACGACGTTGGATCCGCCCTGTCCCAAAGAGACTTCTTCTCCTTTAAGAGTGGTGTAGTAGTACCAGCTGCCCTTCCTGGTTATAACACCTTCGTCCACCCCGATATGGAACAATTCGTACTCCCTGTCGATACCTTTTCCGTAGATGATGTAGGTTTGAGCTGTCTTGAACGGAGGTGCCACTTTGTTCTTCACGATCTTTACGTTCACCACGTTGCCTATGACGTCTTTTCCTTCCTTGAGTGCTTCTCCTCTTCTGACCTCGAGTCTCATGGTTGCATAGAACTTCAGGGCAAGGCCACCGGTTGTAGTTTCAGGGCTTCCAAACATGACGCCTATCTTCATCCTTATCTGGTTTGTGAATATGACAACTGCTTTCGATTTGTTCACACTCCCTGCGATCTTCCTCAGTGCCTGTGACATGAGACGTGCCTGAAGTCCCACCTGCATGTCTCCCATGGCACCTTCTATCTCGGCTCTGGGTACCAGTGCGGCGACGGAATCAACAACGATGAGATCCACAACACCGCTTCTCACGAGTTCGTCCACTATCTCGAGTGCCTGCTCTCCGTGATCAGGCTGGGAGATGAGAAGGCTCTTCAAATCCACACCAAGATTTTTCGCGTACACGGGATCGAGGGCGTGCTCTGCGTCTATGAAAGCGGCCACACCACCCATCTTCTGGGCTTCCGCTATAGCGTGAAGTGCCAGCGTGGTCTTTCCGCTGGACTCCGGTCCGAAGATTTCCACGATCCTTCCCCTTGGGTATCCTCCAACGCCGGTTGCGATGTCGATCGCGATGGAACCCGTCGGAATGACCTCCACAGGCTGGACCTGGGTTTCGTCACCCAGTATCATTATGGAACCCTTGCCGAAGTTTTCTTCTATCCTCTTCAAAGCCTTCTCCAGTACACTCTTTTTCTGCTTTTCCTCAGCCATGTCTGATCAATCCTCCTTCGAAATGACATTCGTAAAGTGCTCTGTAAATAGGACCTGAAGGTGTCAGTGTGGAGGAATAAATCTTAAAACTGTCCACCGCCACCTCAACGGGGGAAAAATCGATGTCTTCAACCAGTTTTTCCCACTTGTCAGGATAGTACTTTACTCTGCCTATGGTGATGTGAGGTATGAACTTCTCTTCAAAGGAAAAACCGTGATGTGAAAGTTCATTTCTCAGCTCCTCGTACAACCTGTTGAGACGGTCTGCGTTTTCCACTCCAAGCCAGAAAACCCGGGGGGCTTTCCCCCTTCTGAAATATCCGAAACCTTTCACCGTGAAGGAAAACGAAGGAAACCCTCTCACACGCCTGCAAAGATGCTCTGCTATCTCAGAAACTTTCTGTTCAGTGACTTCTCCAAGAAAAAAGAGGGTGAGATGCAAGTTTTCTTCAGAAACCCAACTTGCACCGAAACCTCTTCTCATGAGTTTTTCAATAACTTCGGAAGCCTGTTTTTTGACCTCATCGTTCACATCGATGGCAATGAAGGTTCTCATGTGCTATCCCTCCATATTCATAAATCTTGCAAGGTCCATCGTGTACGTGATCCCGGACAGAATTGTTACCGCAAATGATATGATCACGAGTGACTGCAGAATCGGTGGTTCAAGAAATCCCAGTTTGAGAAGAAAAACTCCTATCAGCACCACAAACTGAGATACGGTTTTCATCTTTCCTGTCCATCTGGCTGGAACGACGTTTCCCCTGCTCGCTGCCAGGATCCTGAGACCGTTCACAAAGGTGTCCCTTGCAAAAACAGTCAGAACGTACCAGATCGGAAGAATATCCATCATCGAAACGGCTGTGGATATCACAAGGATCTTGTCTGCCACCTGATCGAAGACCTTTCCGAAGTCCGTAATCTGATTTCTCCTTCTTGCGAAGAAACCATCCAGATAGTCTGTGAACGCAGCAAACAGGAAAACAAAAAAAGCCAGAGCGTACCAGCCTTCCATGTAGAACCAGACAACAGGTATCGTCAGAACTGCCCTCAGAATGGAAAAGAAGTTCGCCAGATTCATCGAGCAATCCCCCACATGTCGTACTCATCGTGTTCTTCTATGGTTACTTCGAGAAAATCTCCCATCTCACCCCTTCCTTTTATGAAAACAACTCCGTCCACCTCGGGAGCTTCTGTAAAGGTGCGCCCTATCAGATAGCCGTTTTCTCTTCCCTCAACGAGTGCCTTCATACTTTTTCCCACGAACCTGTCCAGTCTTTCGTAGGAGATCTCTGCTTGAAGGAGCAGGAGTTCTTCCTGTCTTCTTCGGGCTGTTTCTGGATCGACTTTGTTTTTCAAAGAAGAAGCGACTGTTCCTTCCTCGTCCGAGTAAACAAAAACACCGAGTTTGTCGAATTTTACCTCTTCCACGAATCTCTTCAACTCTTCAAAATCTTCTTCAGTTTCTCCTGGAAAGCCCACTATTACACTGGTTCTGAGAACAGCATCCGGGGCTTTATCTCTTATTCTCAACAACATGTTTTTCAACTCTTTAGAACTTCTGATCCTTCCCATGAGGGTCAGTATCCTGTCGCTTCCATGCTGAACGGGAACGTCGAAGTAGTTCACAACCTTTTCCAGTTTCAGGATGGTGTCTATTATCTCGTCCGTCAGGTGATCGGGATGAAGGTACATGACCCTAATCCAGAAATCACCCTTTAGACTGTTCAGCCGTCTCAAAAGATCAGACAGGGCCTGTTTCCCGTAGAGATCTTCACCGTAAGAGGTCGTATCCTGGGCAACCAGGATTATTTCCTTTTTTCCCTCTGCAAGAAGATCTTCCACCTCGTGAACTATGTCTTCTACGCTTCTACTTTTCAGGTTCCCTTTGAAGGAGGGTATAGAACAGAAAGTACACTTTCTGTCGCAACCGTCGGATATTTTCACGTACGCGTAGGGCTTTTCCTCCAGATTTATCCTCTTTCTGTAACTGTAGACAGTCTCAGGGCGCTGTGGTACCAGATCCTCTCCGTTCTCGAGAAGCGAGACGATTTTTTCCGGTGCGACAACACCTATCCACTGGTCCACCTCTGGGATTTCTTTTTTCAGTTCCCTGTAGTATCGCTGAACGAGACATCCTTTCACAACGAGTCTGTAACCGTAATCCTCTTTTGCCTCGACGAACGAGAGGATCTCATCTATCGATTCCTTCTTGGCATCCTCGATGAAGGCACAGGTGTCTAACACGACAACGTCTGCTTCTTCCACGTTGTGGACTATCTCATGTCCTCTTTCTTTGAGAAGACCTGCCAGAATTTCACAGTCGGCTTCGTTCTTCGGACAGCCAAGTACCTTTATTCCAACTTTCACTTCAGGATTTTCCTCCTCTTCTTCAGATAGATCTCTCTGATCTTTTCCAGATGCTTCTTGTACTCTTCTTCTCTGTAGTTCGGATAGGTGAACTCCATGTCTTTGAACTTTCCTCTCACGTAAGCAAGCGTCACTTCGGCGTAGATTCCCTTTCCTATGTAGATGCGGTTCCCCCAGTGCTTTGTTGACGCAAGAACGAACTGTGTATGGTGGATGTATCCTGGGTCGATGTTCACTTTTCTTTTTCCCTCTATGGAAAACATCTTCTCTATGGAGTTCGTCTCCAGTTTTATGTCTGCAAGTTGATAGGGGTGTATGAGTCTTTCAAAACTCACCAGTTTTCCCTTCAGGCCCTGTCCCATCTCTTCTGAATAGTAAAGTGTGTATTTTTCAAAATCGAGGTTGTCGGAAACATAATCCATTGGTCCAAATCTTTCCTCGAGAACAGGCTTTAACTCGTTGAACCAGTAATCTATGTGAGATGCGAATATGAACATGACCAGATTCACCAGATCCGGTACCTTCACCTCTCCCACTGGACCCTCACCTCGAACTCTTTGAGTTTTATCTTCCACTCTTCAGATGCAGTTCTCAAGATGACCTCGCCCTGAGTCTCCACCGTGTACTTTCCCTCCGAAAGTGGGATTGTTCCTTTCACCGTTTTGCCGTTTAGAATCACTTCATCTGAAGTGATCAGGTACGCTGGTGGTGTTCTCTGCAGTCTGAGATTTTCAAAGATCGCAAAAGCAAGAAGCATCACTCCTATCACCAGAAATGGAATCAGAACAAGGTTGTGACTTCTGCTTTTTTCCTCCTCTTTCTTTCTCTTCTCTTTCTTTTCTTGCGGTGCTACGTCACCTTTTCCCTCCTCGTACATTTTGAGCATCTCTTCTGGAGGGAGTTCTAAAAATTCTGCGTATCGTTTTATGTAGCTTTTGACATAGATTTCTGCGTCGAGATTTTGAAGATCTCCCTCTTCAATGCGTTTCAGTTTAGAGGGATTTATGTTTGTAAACAAAGACGCATCAAGGAGCGTGATGCCTTTTTCTTCACGCTTTTTCCTGAAAATTTCCCCCATCTCTTTCCATTTTTCGCTCAAAACAATCTCCCTCCAGACATCCGTCTGGTTCAAGGCTGAATCTATTTTATCACAGTCCGGAAAAAACTTCTCAGAAGAGACCCTTCTTCAAGCGCTGGGTGTAGATGTGTGCCATTCTGGTGGGCTCTGGAAGTCTTCTTCCAGGTAAGGTGAACGACTTGACCAGCCTGATGGAACTTTCCACATCTATAAGATGGCCGGGGGAGACAAAGATGGGGGCACTTCCTTCCCTGGTCCTCATCACACAGCCTATTATCTCTTCGTTATCGTAGAGATAACTCCAGGAACATCTTCTGTTCTCCGGTTCTCTGTAGGTTCCATAGAGCCTCGACTTTGCTACACCGATCGTTGGTATCTCTATGAAGAGTCCCATGTGCGACGCGATACCGAGTTTTCTTGGATGTGCGATACCCTGTCCATCGAAGACCACAACGTCTGGCTTCGTCTTCAGTTTTTCCCATGCTTTCAAAAACAGAGGGCCTTCTCTGAAGGCAAGA is a genomic window containing:
- the thpR gene encoding RNA 2',3'-cyclic phosphodiesterase is translated as MRTFIAIDVNDEVKKQASEVIEKLMRRGFGASWVSEENLHLTLFFLGEVTEQKVSEIAEHLCRRVRGFPSFSFTVKGFGYFRRGKAPRVFWLGVENADRLNRLYEELRNELSHHGFSFEEKFIPHITIGRVKYYPDKWEKLVEDIDFSPVEVAVDSFKIYSSTLTPSGPIYRALYECHFEGGLIRHG
- a CDS encoding carbohydrate ABC transporter permease, encoding MKKVKEVIFHGVMLVLALIWIYPYIWLFLSSIKPAEEIFTRFFPTRITLEHYEYIFTMAEKMERPFLRAFLNSVFVTVTVTLSVVLTSAIIGYGLAKLRFKGSNAVFNFIIFQMLFPGFMFIIPLFVLIRKLGLYNTYPAMIVPFLMSAWGLFMITQSYKTIPQDYIEAAKIDGASTLWIIFKVMIPLSRSTLSIVGLFTFIGIWDNFLWPLMVVKDYNKMPLSVLLATFNHEYAAYVGPLMAGSVIQTIPMVLIFLIFRKQFLQGISMSFK
- a CDS encoding glycoside hydrolase family 130 protein, which encodes MELKLERHPANPILEPSPYFLWESRFVFNPAVVYDGELFHMLYRAQGEDMVSRIGYAVSTDGIHFNKFEKPVFSPKSDDELYGVEDPRITKIGDEYYMVYTAYSPRGVRIAMASTKNFITWKRYGVVIPDIDNKDAALFPEKINGKYVMFHRIPPDMWLAFSDDLVHWDNFVKIASPRQGMWDDLKIGVGAPPIKTEYGWLVLYHGVQNTGTSRPIYRLGFMLLDLEDPTKVIKRSKEPILEPEEDWEKFGGVPNVVFSDAMIEYNGYYYVYYGAADNCIALATIPVEKVMKWCRE
- the pgsA gene encoding CDP-diacylglycerol--glycerol-3-phosphate 3-phosphatidyltransferase — protein: MNLANFFSILRAVLTIPVVWFYMEGWYALAFFVFLFAAFTDYLDGFFARRRNQITDFGKVFDQVADKILVISTAVSMMDILPIWYVLTVFARDTFVNGLRILAASRGNVVPARWTGKMKTVSQFVVLIGVFLLKLGFLEPPILQSLVIISFAVTILSGITYTMDLARFMNMEG
- a CDS encoding carbohydrate ABC transporter permease; this encodes MSLKKKEAGLGWSLISIYLLYTAIFWGYPFVWMLILAFSKWKFVGSPRFIGLQNFFRIFEDKMFWRVFLNTMNFLSYFIPMVFVASILFALALNRMKYFKTFVTLSFLVAYVSSGVAYSIMFQRIFSEVGPINRFLYNTFGITIPWFTDPQLAMLTIAIMVTWKFVGYYGLILYSGLQAIPKSIYEAAELDGATPWIRFWKITLPLLNPAIVTVLILAVNLSFGIFTEPYMITGGGPMNRTLTFMLYMYNTAFQRINPSYATTIAVMTALINFSIVIFIRKVIEKEVTIV
- a CDS encoding regulatory protein RecX, with protein sequence MAYYGKRRRNQRKQTNPLKYALRLLKYRVRFENELRNRLKSKGFSDEEVENTIATLKKQGYIDDEKAAYLFAVDEMRLKLFGPKIVKMKLRSLGVDEETSERAIERALSEIDFPEELKRLKTRFESRQEMKDYLYKRGFEISHIEEILDQIDGGER
- the recA gene encoding recombinase RecA; translated protein: MAEEKQKKSVLEKALKRIEENFGKGSIMILGDETQVQPVEVIPTGSIAIDIATGVGGYPRGRIVEIFGPESSGKTTLALHAIAEAQKMGGVAAFIDAEHALDPVYAKNLGVDLKSLLISQPDHGEQALEIVDELVRSGVVDLIVVDSVAALVPRAEIEGAMGDMQVGLQARLMSQALRKIAGSVNKSKAVVIFTNQIRMKIGVMFGSPETTTGGLALKFYATMRLEVRRGEALKEGKDVIGNVVNVKIVKNKVAPPFKTAQTYIIYGKGIDREYELFHIGVDEGVITRKGSWYYYTTLKGEEVSLGQGGSNVVQFLKENPQIAEEIERRIKEKYGLLRQTEKEPEKADKSS
- a CDS encoding LacI family DNA-binding transcriptional regulator; this encodes MPTIEDVAKLAGVSIATVSRVINGSGYVSERTRYRVWKAIEELGYRPEISAKILASKGKLFHAYIFASKRILSPLQTSGILGEFYGVIIKAIEENCEKLGIKVELKFLEEFSKYTDTDGYIFVGGDVTREFIREAKSEKKPFVLVDHYIPGERVDCVISDGYDGAVYATNYLISRGFKKIVHIHGPLQPYGFKMRYDGYKDAMEKAGLMPRFYECDDTEEGTRKIVDIMLNSYGIPEAIFTSNDSIAFWVIKRLKEHGLKIPDDVSVVGFDDIVDAENFDPPLTTLRVFKYEMGCVACKRLHELLTKVNPHPLRTLVFTQFVKRKSTK
- a CDS encoding extracellular solute-binding protein encodes the protein MWKRVLFITLVALSVFALADVKKIVFWTAPNPNQEAFWKALVEKWNAEHPDVQIEWSVIPAAGSSEEAILNAIAAGNAPDICTNIFSGFAAQLAEELDVLVAFDEEFGEEFWKLADARKMRNILEGWKLNGHYYVIPIYSNPMLFWWRGDLLKELGYEKPPRTYSEVYEVARKWVVPKERYVIRAVAGRNWWDRWFDFITFYYAASGGKPYIENGKAVFDNEYGKAVAEFIYTLFKNSWTAVDLGQDPFENGTILGQIMGPWHLSYTKEHYPDVYPHIVMTPPPVPDNYPEDKPVYTFADTKGLVMFKHCKYKKEAFEFIKWVFSNAQNDARWIELTHMPPAREDLGTNPVFAEYMKDPYFAKIAEAVAYAVPPALITNTIDVQNTMTTYLIEPLMYLKATPEEALKRAVEEINALLW
- the rny gene encoding ribonuclease Y; this translates as MLWYVLAGVGGLLVGYLIASYQINQKLKKAEKDAKSILEKAEKEANEIKKKAIVEGREEVHRLREEFERERARKEEELRSLEERLLKREELLTRKEENLEKREIQIEEMKAKLEEKMKEVEEKEKRIDEELNKLAGMTVEEARELILEEARQRYEHDLAKLYKEMKEQVEEEAEKEAKKVIAFAVQRYAPDYVGEITVSTVSLPSDDMKGRIIGREGRNIRTFEKITGVDLIIDDTPEVVVLSCFNPLRREIARITLEKLVADGRIHPARIEEMYEKAKQEVEKAIKEAGQEATFKAGVMGLHPELVKLLGKLKYRTSYGQNVLNHSIEVALLAGYMASELGLNADKARRGGLLHDIGKAVDQELEGSHTTIGAELARRYGEKEDIINMILSHHGEEDPRTPEAVLVAAADALSAARPGARRESLENYIKRLMKLEEIAKSFKYVEKAYAIQAGREIRVIVEPDKVDDALAEKLAYDISKKIEEELEYPGVLKVVVIREKRSVAYAK